The following coding sequences are from one Cercospora beticola chromosome 4, complete sequence window:
- the TVP23 gene encoding Golgi apparatus membrane protein tvp23 has product MADIQPSSGDLNWRLSAHPITLVTFLAFRISSLLVYLLGMIFTTNFVMIFIITIILLAMDFYYLKNIAGRRLVGLRWWNEVNTNTGDSHWVFESAPQANEPGGKIVNATDKRFFWLALYAQPGLWVALAIVAFVKLAFVWLTLVVIALVLTITNTLAFSRCDKFSQASGLVERGLFTGSLARNVGGAMFSRLINRG; this is encoded by the exons ATGGCGGACATCCAGCCTTCCTCCGGCGACCTCAACTGGCGATTGAGCGCCCATCCCATCACCCTCGTCACCTTCCTCGCCTTTCGAATCT CCTCCCTCCTCGTCTATCTCCTCGGCATGATCTTCACCACCAACTTCGTCATGATCTTCATCATAACCATCATCCTCCTAGCCATGGACTTCTACTACCTCAAAAACATCGCCGGCCGCCGACTCGTGGGATTGCGCTGGTGGAATGAAGTCAACACCAATACGGGAGATTCGCATTGGGTGTTTGAAAGTGCGCCGCAGGCGAATGAGCCGGGAGGAAAGATTGTGAATGCGACGGATAAGAGGTTCTTTTGGTTGGCGTTGTATGCGCAGCCGGGACTTTGGGTTGCGTTGGCGATTGTGGCTTTTGTGAAGTTGGCGTTTGTTTGGTTGACTTTGGTTG TTATTGCGCTGGTTCTTACGATTACGAATACGTTGGCTTTCTCGAGATGTGACAAGTTCAGTCAGGCGAGTGGACTGGTGGAAAGAGGACTGTTCACTGGGTCGCTGGCACGCAATGTGGGAGGAGCGATGTTTTCGAGGTTGATCAATCGCGGGTAG